The Garra rufa chromosome 8, GarRuf1.0, whole genome shotgun sequence genome has a segment encoding these proteins:
- the abcb11a gene encoding bile salt export pump, with product MKKNKSENSLGDGADKNTQSNKTDEDADLKNGTDKTKEKVLTVGFFQLFRLSTWKEVLMMVVGSVCSLVHGAASPLMLLVYGQMTNTFVDYELEIQELANPNKTCINNTITWLDGTVVERPDNGTTYCGVDIESEMTKFALYYVGIGIGVLILSYFQIALWVTAAARQIQRIRKMYFRKIMRMEIGWFDCNSVGELNTRISDDINKINNAIADQVSIFIERISTFIFGFMVGFIGGWKLTLVVIAVSPLIGLAAGLMAMAVARLTGRELKAYAKAGAVADEVLSSIRTVAAFGGENKEAERYDRNLVEAQAWGIKKGVIIGVFQGYLWCIIFLCYALAFWYGSKLVIETRELTAGGLVQVFFGVLMGAMNLGQASPCLEAFASGRAAAKSIFDTIDREPEIDCFSEEGHTLDKIKGDIEFHSVDFNYPSRPEVKILDDLNVVVNAGETTAFVGPSGSGKSTTIQLIQRFYDPKEGMVTLDGHDIRSLNIQWLRSLIGIVEQEPVLFATTIAENIRYGRPGVTMEEIIEATKQANAYNFIMDLPQKFDTLVGEGGGQMSGGQKQRIAIARALVRNPRILLLDMATSALDNESEAVVQEALDKARQGRTTISITHRLSTIRNADVIVGFEHGRAVERGTHSQLLDRKGVYFTLVTLQNQGKDTDNDKPENTAEMTITEEDELEKVRSFSRGSYQSSLRRSLRQRSHSQMSNNIPGAISGKLEIHSDYSEMEEVEANNKKCKGKDEEVIEPAPVARILKYNRPEWPYMVLGSLGAAINGSVNPIYALLFSEILGTFSIQDLGEQKRQINGICILFVSIGVMSFFSQFLQGYSFAKSGELLTRRLRKVGFQAMLTQEIGWFDNPINSPGALTTRLATDASMVQGATGSQIGMVVNSLFNIGASFIIAYYFSWKLSLVVTCFLPLIGLSGVFQAKMLTGFANEDKNALEAAGQVSSEALSNIRTIAGLAKEKHFVSQYEEQLQAPYKGAKKKAHVYGICFAFAQCVIFMAFAASFRYGGYLVSNERLPYMLVFRVISALVTSATALGRASSFTPDYAKAKIAAAQLFKLLDRVPKISISKTEGQSWDDFKGRIEFKGCRFTYPSRPDIQVLRGLEVSVNPGQTLAFVGSSGCGKSTSVQLLERFYDPDEGQVLIDGRPSASISVPFLRSQIGIVSQEPVLFDCSIAENIQYGDNSRTVSMEEIIEAAKKAYLHDFVMTLPDKYETQVGAQGSQLSRGQKQRIAIARAIVRNPKILLLDEATSALDTESEKVVQAALDEARQGRTCIVIAHRLSTIQSADTIAVMSQGVVIEKGTHEELMARKAAYYKLVTTGAPIS from the exons TGTGGATATTGAGTCTGAAATGACCAAGTTTGCATTATACTAtgttggaattggaattggagtCCTTATTCTGAGTTACTTTCAG ATCGCTCTCTGGGTTACTGCTGCCGCCAGACAGATCCAACGCATCAGGAAAATGTACTTCCGGAAGATAATGCGCATGGAGATCGGCTGGTTTGACTGCAACTCTGTCGGGGAGCTAAACACAAGGATATCTGA TGACATCAACAAAATCAACAACGCTATAGCAGACCAGGTGTCCATCTTCATCGAAAGGATCTCGACGTTTATATTTGGTTTCATGGTGGGATTTATCGGCGGATGGAAGCTGACGCTAGTGGTGATAGCGGTTAGTCCTCTCATAGGACTGGCTGCAGGACTCATGGCGATG gcTGTGGCGAGGTTGACGGGTCGTGAGCTGAAGGCCTATGCTAAAGCTGGAGCCGTGGCTGATGAAGTCCTTTCCTCCATCAGAACGGTGGCTGCTTTTGGAGGAGAGAACAAAGAAGCAGAGAG GTATGACAGGAACCTCGTGGAGGCCCAGGCATGGGGTATTAAGAAAGGAGTGATCATTGGTGTGTTTCAGGGTTACCTTTGGTGCATCATATTCCTGTGTTATGCTTTGGCTTTCTGGTACGGCTCAAAACTTGTCATTGAAACCAGGGAGCTTACAGCAGGTGGCCTCGTTcag GTGTTCTTTGGTGTTCTTATGGGTGCCATGAATCTGGGCCAGGCCTCTCCTTGCCTTGAGGCTTTTGCCTCTGGTCGGGCTGCAGCCAAGAGTATATTTGACACTATTGACAGG GAACCAGAAATCGATTGCTTCTCAGAAGAAGGTCATACGTTAGACAAAATCAAAGGTGACATTGAATTCCACAGCGTTGACTTCAACTATCCCTCCCGTCCTGAAGTGAAA ATATTAGATGATTTGAATGTTGTGGTCAATGCTGGTGAGACGACTGCATTCGTTGGACCCAGTGGTTCAGGAAAGAGTACAACAATTCAACTTATCCAGAGGTTCTACGACCCAAAAGAAGGAATG GTCACTCTGGATGGTCATGACATCAGAAGCCTGAATATCCAGTGGTTGCGTTCCCTCATTGGCATAGTGGAACAAGAGCCTGTTTTATTTGCCACCACAATTGCTGAGAACATCCGATACGGCCGTCCTGGAGTCACGATGGAGGAGATCATAGAAGCTACCAAACAGGCCAATGCTTACAACTTCATCATGGATCTTCCTCAG AAATTTGACACATTGGTGGGTGAAGGTGGGGGTCAGATGAGTGGAGGGCAGAAACAGAGGATCGCCATTGCTCGAGCGCTGGTCAGGAATCCCAGAATCCTCCTGTTAGACATGGCTACATCAGCACTGGATAATGAGAGTGAGGCTGTAGTACAGGAGGCCTTGGACAAG GCTAGACAGGGAAGAACGACTATCAGCATCACACACCGTCTGTCCACAATCCGTAACGCAGATGTGATCGTGGGTTTTGAGCATGGACGCGCTGTAGAGAGAGGCACACACAGCCAGTTACTGGACAGAAAAGGAGTTTACTTCACCCTAGTCACACTCCAGAATCAAGGAAAGGATACAGACAATGATAAACCAGAGAACA CTGCTGAGATGACCATTACAGAGGAGGATGAACTTGAGAAAGTAAGGAGCTTTAGCAGAGGAAGTTACCAGAGTTCCTTAAG GCGTTCTCTGAGACAGCGATCACATTCTCAGATGTCAAACAACATTCCGGGTGCCATATCTGGAAAATTGGAAATCCACTCTGATTATTCTGAAATGGAGGAAGTTGAAGCAAACAACAAG AAATGCAAGGGTAAAGATGAAGAGGTCATCGAACCGGCTCCTGTGGCACGAATCCTGAAGTATAACCGTCCCGAGTGGCCGTATATGGTGCTGGGCTCTTTAGGTGCTGCCATCAATGGATCTGTCAACCCCATCTATGCTCTTTTATTCAGTGAAATCCTTGGG ACATTCTCCATTCAAGACCTGGGTGAACAGAAAAGGCAGATAAATGGGATTTGTATTTTGTTTGTCAGCATAGGAGTCATGAGCTTCTTTTCACAGTTCTTACAG GGCTACTCATTTGCCAAATCAGGGGAGCTGTTAACTCGCAGGCTGAGGAAGGTTGGATTTCAGGCAATGTTGACGCAAGAGATCGGCTGGTTCGACAACCCCATTAACAGTCCTGGAGCTTTGACTACAAGACTAGCCACTGACGCCTCCATGGTGCAGGGG GCTACAGGTTCGCAGATCGGCATGGTTGTGAATTCACTGTTTAACATCGGCGCTTCCTTCATTATTGCATATTACTTCAGCTGGAAATTAAGTCTAGTGGTGACCTGCTTCCTTCCTCTCATCGGCCTGTCTGGAGTTTTTCAGGCTAAAATGTTGACAGGATTTGCTAATGAGGATAAAAATGCACTGGAGGCTGCTGGACAG GTGTCCAGTGAAGCTCTGAGTAACATCAGGACCATCGCCGGTTTAGCCAAAGAGAAACACTTTGTGTCTCAATATGAAGAGCAATTACAAGCACCATATAAAGGGGCAAAGAAAAAAGCTCATGTTTATGGGATCTGTTTTGCTTTCGCGCAGTGTGTCATTTTCATGGCCTTCGCTGCCTCTTTTAGATACGGCGGCTATTTGGTCAGTAATGAGAGGCTTCCATACATGCTGGTGTTCAG AGTCATTTCAGCTCTGGTGACCAGTGCCACTGCACTTGGCAGAGCTTCATCTTTCACACCAGACTACGCCAAGGCTAAGATTGCTGCTGCCCAACTTTTTAAACTGTTGGACAGGGTTCCCAAAATTAGCATCAGCAAAACAGAAGGACAGAGTTGG GATGACTTTAAGGGTCGAATAGAATTCAAAGGGTGCAGGTTCACGTATCCAAGCAGGCCAGACATCCAGGTTTTGAGGGGGCTGGAGGTCTCAGTAAATCCAGGACAGACTCTTGCTTTTGTGGGCAGCAGTGGCTGCGGGAAGAGCACCAGTGTTCAACTGCTGGAGCGATTCTATGACCCCGATGAAGGACAAGTG CTGATTGATGGACGTCCATCTGCGAGCATCAGCGTCCCCTTCCTGAGGTCTCAGATTGGCATCGTATCTCAGGAGCCGGTGCTGTTCGACTGCAGTATTGCAGAGAATATCCAGTATGGTGATAATTCTCGTACCGTGAGCATGGAGGAGATTATAGAGGCTGCTAAGAAGGCCTATCTGCACGATTTTGTGATGACGTTACCTGAT AAATATGAAACTCAGGTCGGTGCTCAAGGCTCTCAGCTTTCCCGTGGACAGAAACAGCGCATAGCGATCGCAAGGGCCATCGTCAGAAACCCTAAAATCCTGCTGTTGGATGAGGCCACGTCTGCACTTGATACTGAGAGTGAGAAG GTTGTTCAGGCTGCGCTGGATGAGGCCCGTCAGGGACGCACATGCATTGTCATTGCTCACAGGCTTTCCACCATTCAGTCTGCTGACACCATCGCTGTGATGTCACAGGGAGTGGTCATCGAGAAAGGGACCCACGAGGAGCTCATGGCCAGGAAAGCAGCATACTACAAACTTGTCACCACAGGGGCCCCTATTAGTTAA
- the LOC141341186 gene encoding kinetochore protein Spc25-like, translated as MASIRDYNAVEQFNRRLEEMRSKLLDQALGEELNDRVAQLCQEHRQYMKSVLDTCSKKCKEDETMFEMIQTYKEDLKEKTSLLKEKSVENLEVVSEIEDKEHHKALLFQRIQKLKKDQAKNRELIQSQNKANKDRLKKLNKCKDIFQKHLSLEIRKIQGEKLQFVFRNISRKDPDMVHTFLLQLDAEGVYHIMSCDPPLEKMAHLERRLQETNNFSAFLANVRKEFVALHGGAKTA; from the exons ATGGCATCTATCAGAGACTATAATGCTGTGGAGCAGTTCAACCGCAGATTGGAGGAGATGAGGAGCAAACTGCTGGATCAGGCTTTGGGAGAAGAGCTCAATGACAGGGTGGCACAGCTCTGTCAGGAACACAGGCAGTACATGAAGTCCGTCTTGG ATACTTGTTCTAAGAAATGCAAGGAGGATGAAACCATGTTTGAGATGATACAAACATACAAAGAAG aTTTGAAAGAGAAAACATCTTTACTGAAAGAGAAGAGCGTTGAAAATCTTGAGGTCGTATCGGAGATTGAAGACAAAGAGCATCACAAAGCGCTCCTATTCCAGAGAATTCAGAAGCTCAAGAAGGATCAAGCCAAAAACAGGGAAT tgATTCAGTCACAAAATAAAGCCAACAAGGACAGACTGAAGAAGCTGAACAAATGTAAAGACATCTTTCAGAAGCACCTCAGTCTTGAGATCAGAAAAATCCAAG GTGAGAAACTGCAGTTTGTCTTCAGGAACATCAGTCGTAAAGATCCAGACATGGTCCATACGTTCCTCCTACAACTCGATGCAGAGGGCGTTTACCACA TCATGTCCTGTGACCCTCCACTGGAGAAAATGGCACATCTAGAGCGCAGACTGCAGGAGACCAACAACTTTTCTGCCTTCCTCGCTAACGTCCGGAAAGAGTTTGTGGCACTTCATGGTGGCGCAAAGACAGCCTGA